The following coding sequences are from one Argonema galeatum A003/A1 window:
- a CDS encoding acetylserotonin O-methyltransferase — protein MTEPQNLETNSPMKAFVELSSGLWINQALNVAAKLGVADFLTEGAKSVEELAQATETYAPSLYRLLRALASVGVFTEVEPRRFALTPVGEYLREDNPFSLRYQVMMHCSECNWPLKGEMYRTVKDGKPTIQHIHQVENYMEYLDGHPQEAELFFRAVGGILKNFCLPLLEEYDLSGFTKVVGAAGPENVAIGWMLKNNPKMQGILFGPPPVIAEAAEYLNSEGVGNQCETVEGDWSTPVPAGAGLYTLSYTMIESDDDAALKILQNLRGAVAENGKVLVMDSVIAPGNEHDWNKWLDLEEMTMGNWKVRTQEEFNALFEKAGFKLTRVIAKKGETAASLMELVPA, from the coding sequence ATGACTGAGCCCCAAAACCTCGAAACTAACTCACCAATGAAGGCTTTTGTTGAACTTTCCAGTGGACTTTGGATTAACCAAGCCCTGAATGTCGCTGCCAAATTGGGCGTTGCGGACTTCCTAACAGAGGGAGCCAAAAGTGTTGAGGAACTTGCACAAGCTACCGAAACCTACGCGCCTTCGCTGTATCGATTGCTTCGCGCCCTTGCTAGTGTCGGCGTCTTTACTGAAGTGGAACCACGGCGATTTGCCCTAACTCCTGTGGGTGAATATCTTCGCGAAGATAATCCTTTTTCCTTACGCTATCAAGTGATGATGCACTGTAGCGAGTGCAATTGGCCTCTTAAAGGGGAAATGTATCGGACTGTCAAAGATGGTAAGCCCACGATACAACATATTCATCAAGTAGAAAACTACATGGAGTACCTGGATGGACATCCCCAGGAGGCAGAACTATTTTTTAGAGCGGTAGGCGGTATCCTCAAAAACTTTTGTCTGCCATTGTTGGAAGAATACGATTTATCTGGTTTCACAAAAGTTGTCGGTGCGGCTGGGCCAGAAAACGTAGCGATCGGTTGGATGCTAAAAAATAACCCTAAAATGCAAGGAATTCTGTTTGGCCCGCCGCCAGTAATCGCTGAAGCAGCTGAATACCTGAATAGTGAGGGAGTAGGGAACCAATGCGAAACAGTGGAGGGAGATTGGAGTACACCTGTGCCTGCGGGTGCCGGACTCTATACCTTGTCCTACACGATGATTGAATCGGACGATGACGCTGCTTTAAAAATCCTGCAAAATCTCCGTGGCGCTGTGGCTGAAAACGGCAAGGTGCTGGTCATGGATTCTGTAATTGCTCCAGGCAATGAACATGACTGGAACAAATGGCTGGATCTGGAGGAAATGACGATGGGTAATTGGAAAGTACGCACTCAAGAGGAATTCAATGCACTCTTTGAGAAAGCTGGTTTTAAATTGACGCGCGTCATCGCGAAGAAAGGAGAAACAGCTGCCAGCCTGATGGAATTAGTTCCGGCTTAA